The genomic segment ATTCCTTGATATGGACGATAAAACCATTGAATTTATGCTTGGAAGTGAATTCCTTGTAGCTCCGGTTATAGAAAAAAACGTAACTAAAAAAAATGTTTATTTTCCTCAAGGAAAGTGGGTATCAGTATGGGATCAAAAAATCTATGGTGATGCTTTAAAAGGAATCTGGACGGTAGTAGATGCTCCGCTTGGAAAACCTCCTGTTTTTTATAAACAAGGGTCAAGTGTTGGAGCAAATTTTGTTAAACTTTTAAAAGAAGAAGAATTATAATTTTTTAGGGCGACCATAAGGCCGCCCCTGAGATAAGTCTAAACTATAAATCTTTGTTATAACAGATTCGGCAACAAGTAAGGCATCTATTAGCTTCATTTAAGGCATCTTTTTCAGTAATAACTAAATCAGATTCTTCAAATGATTTAATACGTTCTTCTACAGGTAATTCTGGCATAGGCGTGCGAGGATTTTTCTTTATACCATCTACAGATTTAAAAATAGATTCAGGTATATATTTTTTGTATAAAGAATTTGGAACAGGTTCTATTTCTTTTCCAGTTAGATAAAGATGAATAGACCTTGCAGCTCGCCTTCCACCTCCAATTGCTTCTACAACAAGGGAAGCTCCAGTATAGGCATCTCCTGCTGAAAATATATAGGGAATATTACTTTGAAGGGTTTCAGGATTAACGGCGCCTATCGTATTCCAACGAGTTGTTGTAAGATCAGCAAGACGGCTGCCTTCTTTCTTAAATGAAATATCAGGCCCCTGACCTATAGCACTTATAATCATATCAAGCTCAATAAAGGTTTCTGAGCCTTCAACCGGAACAGGTCTGCGCCTGCCGCTTGCGTCTGGCTCTCCAAGCTTCATTGTTATGTATTCTAACTGCTTTACATTACCATTTTCATCTCCATGAACTTTAACAGGGGCAGCTAAAAATACGAATTTAATACCTTCATGCTCAGCCGCTTCAATTTCAACAAGATTTGCTGGCATTTCCTTACGTGTTCTACGATAAACAATATAAACCTCTTCAGCTCCAAGCCGTTTCAAGGTTCTAACACAGTCAATAGCAGTGTTTCCGCCTCCAATAACAGCACATTTTTTTCCAATCACTGTAGGAACAGGGCTATCGCCTTGCTGATTCAAAGCAAATTTAGTTAAAAAATCAATGCCTGTATAGCATCCTTTTAAATTTTCACCTTCAGCGCCTAATTTATAATCCTTCCAAGCGCCAATGCCTAAAAATATAGAGTCATAGCCTGAGGCTACTAAGGATTCAATATCAAAGTCTGTGCCGAGACGAACATTCATTTGAGTTTTAATACCTAAGTTTAATATTCCTTCAATTTCCCATTCTAATACTTTTTTAGGGAGACGATATTCGGGGATTCCGTAACGTATCATACCGCCGAGCTTAGGCATCATATCAAATATTGTTACATCATGACCAAGTCTTCTTAAAAAGTAAGCACAACTTAATCCTGCAGGGCCCCCTCCAATCACAGCTACTTTTTTACCTGTAGGCTGAGCGCACTTTATTGGAATTCTTTTTCCATTGTTCATTTCAAAATCAGCAATAAATCGTTTAAGCTGATTGATAGAAACAGGCTCATCTTCTATTCCTCTTCGGCATTTAGTTTCACATGGATGAGGGCATACTCTTCCGCAGGATAAAAGAAGCGGGTTTCTTTCCCTGATAGTACTTACTGCTCCTGCATAATCTCCAAATTTTATTTGGGATATATATTTTGAAATATCAATTTCAGCGGGGCATGTTTGAGCACAAGGAGATAAAGCATCATCCATTTTATTAAAATCTAACAATTTGTCAGACATTGTAGAAATTTTAATAATATCTTTTGGACACGCTTTTTGACAAGCTCCGCAACCAACACACTTATCCTCATCTACAACTGGAAAACCATTTGATCCCATGTGAATTGCATCAAACGTACATGCTTTTATGCAATCGCCTAAACCTAAGCAACCAATTGTGCAAATCCTTTTGCCGCCATAAAAATTTACTAAAGCATTACAACTATCAATACCATTATAAACATATTTATCAGCGGCTCTAAGACCGCCTTCGCATGTATTAGTTGATTTTAACGGTTCTGCTGTTCCAGCGTCCAATCCCATAATTGCCGCAACTGCGGCAGCAGACTCCGATCCAGCTACAATACATACATTAGGTAATGCTTTTCCTTTTACTACAGCTTCAGCAGCAGATGAACAACCAGCAAATCCGCATCCTCCGCAGTTTGCACCCGCTAAAGAGCCTTCTACCTGAGAAATTCTCGGGTCTTCATATACATAAAACACCTTAGAAGCAATGCTGAGTATTGAACCGCAGACAGCTCCTAAACCTAACATGAGTAGAATTGCTTCGACCACGTGTAATCCTCCAAAAATGTTTATTTAATAGACATAAGTGACTCTATTAATTATGACTTATGCCATTCCTTTAAAAGCAAAAAACGCTAATGCTATTAAGCCCGCTGTAACAAGTCCAATTGATGTATCCTGAAGAGGCTTTGGAACTCTTGCAAGAAGTATTCGTTCTCTAAGTCCAGCAAATAATACTAATGCTAATCCAAATCCTGCAGCATAGGCAAATGAAGATACTAATGCTTTTACAAAAGTAAATTCTTCTTGAACATTTATTATGCAAACACCTAATACAGCACAGTTAGTCGTTATAAGAGGTAAAAAAATTCCAAGACCTGTATATAAAGCAGGTATGCTCTTTTTTAAAAACATTTCAACGAATTGAACAAGAGAAGCTATTACAAGAATAAAAGCAATAGTTCTTAAAAATTCAAGATCAAAACGTTTTAAAATATAAATATCTGTTGCCCAAGTAATCGCGCCAGCCATGACAAGAACAAAAATTACGGCCATTGCCATACCTATAGCGGTTTCCATCTTTTTAGACGTTCCTAAAAATGGACAATTTCCTAAAAATTGGGCAAGCAATATATTATTTACAAGTATGCAGCTTACGGCAAACACAATATATTCAGTCATTACATTCTCCTATTTTTTGAAAAGATTCATAATGCAGAGCATTAAACCTAAGCAAACGAAAGCTCCTGGTGCTTGAACCATAAAGGCAAAAGGTTGAAATGCTTCACCCATAACATTTACACTAAGAAAAGTTCCAGACCCAAAAATCTCTCTAATTGCTCCAAGAGACGCTAAAGCTAATGTAAAACCTATACCCATACCTAAACCATCTGCAATAGAAGGAACAATAGGATTTTTATAAGCAAAAGCTTCAGCACGCCCAAGCAGAATACAGTTAACAACAATGAGAGGAATAAAAATACCGAGCTTTAAAAATAGTGCATAGGTATAAGCCTGCATAACGAGTTCAACTACTGTAACAAAGGTAGCGATAACTACTATAAAACAGGCAATTCTTACTTTAGGAGGTATCACTTTTCTTAACATAGAAATTAAAATATTAGAACAGACCAACACAAAAGTAACGGCTATTCCCATTCCGATACCATTTTCGACTGACTTGGTAACCGCAAGAGTAGGACATAATCCAAGAACAAGCCTAAATGGAGGAATTTCATTCCATAAGCCTTTTGTAAATTCTTGCGCTATTGATTTTGCCATTCTTTCTCTCCCCCCCCTGATGTTCCATTTGAAACTGCTTTACTTTGTTCTAAAATTTGTGATTTTAATTTTTTATACATTCCACAACCAATTGTTGCTGCAAGACACACTCCTTTTGATGTAATAGTAGCTCCGCTTATTGCATCAATCTTTCCTCCATCTGATTTAACAGCGATGGCATCATCAATTGATAAGCCTTTAAATTGAGCACCAAAAGAAGGATCTGTTTTTGCTCTTGAACCAAGTCCTGGAGTTTCGCTATGTGTAGTTACGCCTACACCAACTATCTTATCATCGTTTGTATCAATTCCAATTATAAGTCCAATATTACCGCCAAAGCCTTTACCAAATGATTCAAATGCAATTTTATCTGCCTGACCTTCAAATTTAGCTACAAAAAAATTAACTTCCTTTCCATCAACTTTCATTTTAAATCTGTCAGCTACAGGGTCGTTAGTTGCACCATCAAAAATTCTTTTTATTTCTGGAGCTTTTGCAAAATTTAACTGCTGTTGTTCGATTTTATCTTTTGTTCCGACTCTAACGGCAGCAAGTAATCCTCCAGAAAAAGCACTTAATACTGTTAAAACAACTATCATTTTAATTAATTCACGCATATTATTTTACCTTTCCTAAGGCTCTTGGCCTAATCTTATCAATTATTGGGTTAATAAGATTCATTAACAAAACCGCAAATACTACACCATCGACATAAGCGCCTATATTTCTTATTAATACAGTCATTATACCGCATCCAGCTCCATATATAATCATTGGAATAAAATTTGCTGGAGATGAAGAATCTTCTGTAGCAAGATAAAAAGCTCCAATTAAGGTATAACCCGTGAATAAATGAAAAAATGGACATGCATAAACATTAGGTTGAACGTATTTAAATATTGACGCTGTAATGAAAATTCCAAGCAAGAAGCTTATACTTATTTCCCACCTGATAAAACCTCTTATAATTAAGTATAATCCACCTACAATAATTCCTATGCCAAAAGTAGAACCTATGCCTCCTGATTGTAATCCTAAAATTAAATCTCTAATGGAATAAGTATCAGCTGCCATTGTTCCAAGCTGTTTAGCTGCAATAAGAGGATATGCCATGTTAAAACCTAAGTCATAATGGATAAGAGCTGCATTAAAATCAATCAAGTCACCCCAAGACAGCATAATCATTGCAAAACTAACAAGCACTGGATTAAAAGGATTAGCTCCAATGCCTCCGAATATTTCTTTACCTACAACTACAGCTAAAAAAGTTCCGATTATAATTATCCACCACGGAGTTGTAGCTGGAAGCATCATAGCAAATATCATTCCTATAACTGCTGCATTTCCATTACCAACAGAAATAGTTCTTTTTGTAGCAAAATTCATTAATACTTCCCAAATAATTGCCGTTGAAATAGATAAGGCAACTACCCCTACAGCAGGAGCTCCATATCGCATAAACCCTGGAATAACAGCGAGTAGAGCGGCAAGAATAATGTTGTAGCTTCGTTCAGAAATTGAGCTACCATAATGCACAAAGGGTGCATGAGAAACTAATAATTTTTTTTGATTAATCATTCTCTGCCTCCAATTCTTGAGTTCGGGCAAGTTCAAATTTAGCTATTTTTATGTATTGTAATATTGGTATTTTAGACGGGCATACATAGGCGCATAAGCCGCATTCAATGCATGATTGCAAATCGTATGTACTTTCTGCGTCAACATATTGGGCTGCTTCAAGAAATCTAACAAGCATATTTACTTGAATCTTTGCAGGGCAAACTCGGATACAGTCACCGCAGTTAATACAATAATTATCAGAAAATAGAGAAACATCATTTGAATCTTGAATAATTATTCCGTCTGTATCAGGCAAGACTGGAAATTCATCAGTATAAATTGCATAACCAGTCATTGGGCCACCAACTATGATTCGATCCTTTTCTTTTAATTCAATATTTTGGATTAAAAGAATATCTTTTATTGGCGTGCCTATAATAGCTTCAACTAAAACAGACGAACCGTCCTTTTTAATTACAGTAACAATTTTATTAAACGGAATAGTTTTATCTTCGCATGCTGCGCCAATAGCTTTAACAGACTCCGCAGAAAGGACGCACGTTCCTAAATCTTCAAGTTTTTTTCCCTGGGGAACTTCTTTTCCTACAATGTTTTTCATTACTAATTCTGGAAAAGCTGATGGATACTGCGTATCAACTTGTCTAATTTCTACATTCTTATATTCACTTGATAGCTGATTCTTAAAAACAAGTAAAGATATGTTGTTTATTCCTGTTCCTTCTCGAAGGACTTCTATACCTTTATTTATTTTATCAGTATAACTTCTTGTTATGTACTGATTAGTCATAACTAAAAGGTCTGAGTCAAGCCCTTTTATTATAATGCGATCTATTGTTTTATTATCCAGTAACATAACTGGAGGTTTACCCGGAATACATTGGAAATTATTTTTAATTAAATCTGTATTAATCTGAACAACATCTTTAGCAAATTGATCATCAATTTCCTGCTCTTTATCTACCCCTATTTTTATTGAGATATACTCTTTTCCAAAGTTTCCAACAAACTTGTCAATTACCTTAATGACTCCGCTTAGAGGAGGCATTAGATAACGGCCATTGTCATTTGGCAAAATAGATAATTTTTGCCCTTTTTTTACTTTTTCCCCTTCTTTGATTAATAAATTATCCTTTTTAACAAGAGCTCCTTCATGAAAAAGAATAATTTCATCCGGAATTGGAATCTTCTGGGGATTCGGGGGAATAGATTTAAATGTTTCATAGAATAGTTTTGGAGCTTGTAAGCCTAAAAACGATTTTTTCTTCATGTCTGACCTTTTTGAATTTACCTTACCAATGATTTTATTTTTATCAGTTTTAATTAAGTTACATTGTATGGCACCAGTTACATCTTATGTTCGGATTTTCTTGGGTTTTATTAGGACCTATCTGTTTTGCATTGTGGCAATCTTCACATTGAGAATGGAACGCATCCGATCTTTTTTGAAAATTCATGATTTTCTGCTGACCTTCAACATCACTCGGGTCGTGACAATCAGCACATACGGTCGGAAGAACTCCCTCTTCTTCAGATTGATGGCAAGTTTTACAGGCCCTTGCTTCTGGATCTGTTTCATCTTTTGGATGATGGTTTTCGTTAGGATTGTGGCACTCTAAACAAATAGCGGAGACTACTTTTGGTTCTTGTTTTCCATGACATTCACTGCATTTACGCATTGTGTCATCATCAGATGGATGATGGTGACATTCATTGCATGAAGAGTCTTTTGTGTGGCCTTTATGGTCAAACAAAACTTTGCCTGCAAGACATTTCATTGCCAACCTAACTGGTTCATCAGGTTTTTTTAATGGAAATGCCGCGTAACAAGCAACCCCCACTAACAGAAGGATTACCGCAAGTCCTACTGCAAATTTAACTTCTCGATTTTGATTCATTTCCTTCCTCACTCCCTTTTCAGGTTAATTAAAAAAAATACAAAAAAAATATAAGCCAAATTGACTACTACAATAAAAAAAGCTTTTCAAGTATTTTTTAATAAAATTCTTAGAGTTTAACTATAAAGCAGGCTTAATCCATTTTGCTAAGGTTAAAAAAAGTTTTTCAATATCAATTGGTTTTATTAAAAAATCATCAATGCCTGCTTCAGTCAAATCAACCCTTGCTCCCTTTATTGAATACGCCGTCATTGCAATAATTGGAATAGTTAATTTATAAGGCGATTTTCTTAAAGCCTGAGCTGCATCATATCCATCCATAATAGGCATTTGAATGTCCAATAAAATTGCGTCAATAGCTGAATTTTTTGCATATTCAAGAGCTTCTTTACCATTATTAGCGACATCAACGATTATTTCAGCCTTTTCAAGAATTTTTGATATAAGCCTTTGGGTAGAAGGATCGTCCTCTACTACAAGTACTCGAGCATTTTTTAATTTTTTTTCTGCGTCCTCTTTTGAATATTCTTCTTCTAAATATGAATTTAAAATAGCTTCTGAATTTTCTTCAGCAATATGTTTCTTGCCTTCTTTTGAAGTATCAAAATTTAATACGAAACTGAAGCTACTACCTCTATTTTCTATCGATTCAAACCATATTTTACCTCCAGAGATTTGGATTAATTTATTACATATTGAAAGCCCAAGGCCTAAAACCTTATCTTCTCCACTATTCTGACTTTTTGAAAAAGGTTTAAAAAGCTTTGGAATATCGTCTTGAGGAATGCCTATTCCTGTGTCTTTAACAGTAAATTTAAGACAAACTGATTTACCCTCTTGTTTAAATGAATTATCTATTTCTACATTAACATTAATACTACCTTTATTTGTAAATTTAATAGCGTTCGTTATGAGATTAGCGAGTATATGGTTAATTGCATAGGGAT from the Desulfobacterales bacterium genome contains:
- the rsxA gene encoding electron transport complex subunit RsxA; protein product: MTEYIVFAVSCILVNNILLAQFLGNCPFLGTSKKMETAIGMAMAVIFVLVMAGAITWATDIYILKRFDLEFLRTIAFILVIASLVQFVEMFLKKSIPALYTGLGIFLPLITTNCAVLGVCIINVQEEFTFVKALVSSFAYAAGFGLALVLFAGLRERILLARVPKPLQDTSIGLVTAGLIALAFFAFKGMA
- a CDS encoding RnfABCDGE type electron transport complex subunit G, with the protein product MRELIKMIVVLTVLSAFSGGLLAAVRVGTKDKIEQQQLNFAKAPEIKRIFDGATNDPVADRFKMKVDGKEVNFFVAKFEGQADKIAFESFGKGFGGNIGLIIGIDTNDDKIVGVGVTTHSETPGLGSRAKTDPSFGAQFKGLSIDDAIAVKSDGGKIDAISGATITSKGVCLAATIGCGMYKKLKSQILEQSKAVSNGTSGGGEKEWQNQ
- a CDS encoding FAD-dependent oxidoreductase; protein product: MVEAILLMLGLGAVCGSILSIASKVFYVYEDPRISQVEGSLAGANCGGCGFAGCSSAAEAVVKGKALPNVCIVAGSESAAAVAAIMGLDAGTAEPLKSTNTCEGGLRAADKYVYNGIDSCNALVNFYGGKRICTIGCLGLGDCIKACTFDAIHMGSNGFPVVDEDKCVGCGACQKACPKDIIKISTMSDKLLDFNKMDDALSPCAQTCPAEIDISKYISQIKFGDYAGAVSTIRERNPLLLSCGRVCPHPCETKCRRGIEDEPVSINQLKRFIADFEMNNGKRIPIKCAQPTGKKVAVIGGGPAGLSCAYFLRRLGHDVTIFDMMPKLGGMIRYGIPEYRLPKKVLEWEIEGILNLGIKTQMNVRLGTDFDIESLVASGYDSIFLGIGAWKDYKLGAEGENLKGCYTGIDFLTKFALNQQGDSPVPTVIGKKCAVIGGGNTAIDCVRTLKRLGAEEVYIVYRRTRKEMPANLVEIEAAEHEGIKFVFLAAPVKVHGDENGNVKQLEYITMKLGEPDASGRRRPVPVEGSETFIELDMIISAIGQGPDISFKKEGSRLADLTTTRWNTIGAVNPETLQSNIPYIFSAGDAYTGASLVVEAIGGGRRAARSIHLYLTGKEIEPVPNSLYKKYIPESIFKSVDGIKKNPRTPMPELPVEERIKSFEESDLVITEKDALNEANRCLTCCRICYNKDL
- a CDS encoding RnfABCDGE type electron transport complex subunit D translates to MINQKKLLVSHAPFVHYGSSISERSYNIILAALLAVIPGFMRYGAPAVGVVALSISTAIIWEVLMNFATKRTISVGNGNAAVIGMIFAMMLPATTPWWIIIIGTFLAVVVGKEIFGGIGANPFNPVLVSFAMIMLSWGDLIDFNAALIHYDLGFNMAYPLIAAKQLGTMAADTYSIRDLILGLQSGGIGSTFGIGIIVGGLYLIIRGFIRWEISISFLLGIFITASIFKYVQPNVYACPFFHLFTGYTLIGAFYLATEDSSSPANFIPMIIYGAGCGIMTVLIRNIGAYVDGVVFAVLLMNLINPIIDKIRPRALGKVK
- a CDS encoding electron transport complex subunit E, giving the protein MAKSIAQEFTKGLWNEIPPFRLVLGLCPTLAVTKSVENGIGMGIAVTFVLVCSNILISMLRKVIPPKVRIACFIVVIATFVTVVELVMQAYTYALFLKLGIFIPLIVVNCILLGRAEAFAYKNPIVPSIADGLGMGIGFTLALASLGAIREIFGSGTFLSVNVMGEAFQPFAFMVQAPGAFVCLGLMLCIMNLFKK
- a CDS encoding 4Fe-4S dicluster domain-containing protein, with translation MKKKSFLGLQAPKLFYETFKSIPPNPQKIPIPDEIILFHEGALVKKDNLLIKEGEKVKKGQKLSILPNDNGRYLMPPLSGVIKVIDKFVGNFGKEYISIKIGVDKEQEIDDQFAKDVVQINTDLIKNNFQCIPGKPPVMLLDNKTIDRIIIKGLDSDLLVMTNQYITRSYTDKINKGIEVLREGTGINNISLLVFKNQLSSEYKNVEIRQVDTQYPSAFPELVMKNIVGKEVPQGKKLEDLGTCVLSAESVKAIGAACEDKTIPFNKIVTVIKKDGSSVLVEAIIGTPIKDILLIQNIELKEKDRIIVGGPMTGYAIYTDEFPVLPDTDGIIIQDSNDVSLFSDNYCINCGDCIRVCPAKIQVNMLVRFLEAAQYVDAESTYDLQSCIECGLCAYVCPSKIPILQYIKIAKFELARTQELEAEND